From Acinetobacter lwoffii, a single genomic window includes:
- a CDS encoding RidA family protein yields the protein MTVERLHVSKRFSEIAIAGNLVHLAGQLATDVELDIKGQTQQTLDIIDQFLADAGTDKSHIMSVTIYLKDIEKDYAAFNEVWDAWVADIEALPRTCVEAKLYDPRVLVELTVVAVKPE from the coding sequence ATGACAGTTGAACGTTTACACGTATCGAAACGCTTTTCGGAAATTGCCATTGCCGGTAATCTGGTGCATCTTGCCGGCCAGCTGGCCACAGATGTTGAACTGGATATTAAAGGGCAAACCCAACAGACTTTAGATATTATTGACCAGTTTCTGGCAGATGCCGGCACAGACAAAAGTCACATCATGTCGGTAACCATCTATTTGAAAGACATTGAAAAAGATTATGCAGCCTTCAATGAAGTCTGGGATGCCTGGGTCGCTGATATCGAAGCGCTGCCTCGTACCTGTGTAGAAGCAAAACTCTATGATCCACGGGTATTGGTCGAACTGACTGTCGTGGCGGTTAAACCGGAATAA
- a CDS encoding DUF2726 domain-containing protein: MTTYIMIGSFLLFCVVLMAWKKLGNNSKPQDSALKQRAIFNLNEQLTFTRLREVLPEYIILAHVSYDALMTTKFNRTRHKYRNLTADFVILDQQHQILAVVGVDDPLILKRPQQTGFQDALLTMAGYRVIRYDDVPEYYQLRQDFLQEQAQMQKMPKYTVSNDLKKYYLYSDLERSKIKAVG; the protein is encoded by the coding sequence ATGACCACCTATATTATGATTGGGAGTTTCCTGCTCTTCTGTGTCGTGCTCATGGCATGGAAAAAGCTCGGAAATAATTCCAAACCACAAGACAGTGCGTTAAAGCAACGTGCTATTTTTAACCTGAATGAGCAATTGACCTTCACCCGTTTGAGGGAAGTATTACCTGAATACATCATTTTGGCACATGTTTCCTATGATGCCTTAATGACGACTAAATTTAACCGGACTCGACATAAGTACCGCAACCTGACTGCAGATTTTGTAATTCTGGATCAGCAGCACCAGATTCTAGCCGTGGTGGGAGTAGATGACCCATTAATTTTGAAGCGTCCCCAGCAGACGGGTTTTCAGGATGCATTACTAACCATGGCAGGTTATCGGGTAATTCGTTACGATGATGTGCCGGAATATTATCAGTTGCGCCAGGACTTCTTGCAGGAGCAAGCCCAAATGCAGAAAATGCCCAAATATACAGTTAGCAATGATCTGAAAAAATATTATTTATATTCGGATTTAGAGCGCAGTAAAATCAAAGCTGTGGGCTAA
- a CDS encoding YgiQ family radical SAM protein, with product MSTAYTMQTAPKALFDYDKYWASCFDPAPFLPMSREEMDQLGWDSCDFILVCGDAYIDHPSFCSGIIGRTLEAQGFRVGIIAQPDWTSVDAFRVLGKPNIAWGVTAGNMDSMINRYTADRKIRSDDAYSPDNQPNKRPDRAATVYCQRVREAYPDVPVLLGGIEASLRRIAHYDYWSDKVRRSVLMDSKADLLMYGNGERSITEIMHRLARGEKIHEITDVRGTAFIVNKHNRASKAKFVEIASNDVDAIGRVDPIINPYVMTEDIDGCEIEQGKDSSQYQGFQKEHVANPIVRAGDDLDPDTQIVQLQPASKAIKHKLPPRELAVIRLPAFEEVAADPVLYAHANRILHLETNPGNARAMVQKHGERDVWLNAPPIPLTTEEMDYVFDLPYARLPHPAYGNARFPAFDMIKFSVNIMRGCFGGCTFCSITEHEGRIIQNRSEESILREVEKIRDTAPGFTGIISDLGGPTANMYRLACKDPEIEKNCRKPSCVFPGVCQNLHTDHAPLTQLYRKARSLPGIKKILIGSGLRYDLAVLNPEYVKELVTHHVGGYLKIAPEHTEKGPLNKMMKPGIGTYDRFKQMFDRYSKEAGKEQYLIPYFIAAHPGTTDYDMMNLAIWLKKNGFRADQVQTFYPSPMATATTMYYTGKNPLAKVARYTENVDIVKGEKRRRLHKAFLRYHDSNNWPLLREALKEMGRQDLIGNSKQHLIPTYQPAGSTDGQYQSARKKNSTVAGDSQKRTGEQGNRSKAAQAQSRPSNTKKRPERGQILTQHTGLPPRETGDAKKPFGGPKPKAKPKSRA from the coding sequence ATGTCTACTGCTTATACCATGCAGACTGCGCCAAAAGCGTTGTTTGATTACGACAAATATTGGGCGTCTTGTTTTGACCCTGCGCCATTTTTGCCGATGTCACGCGAGGAAATGGATCAACTCGGCTGGGACAGCTGTGATTTTATTTTAGTTTGTGGTGATGCTTATATCGATCATCCATCTTTCTGTTCAGGCATTATTGGCCGTACGCTAGAAGCACAAGGCTTCCGTGTCGGTATTATTGCACAGCCAGACTGGACCAGCGTGGATGCGTTCCGCGTTTTGGGTAAACCAAATATTGCCTGGGGTGTAACAGCAGGGAATATGGATTCCATGATCAACCGTTATACGGCTGACCGTAAAATCCGTTCTGATGATGCCTATTCACCAGACAATCAGCCAAACAAACGTCCAGACCGTGCGGCAACTGTGTATTGCCAGCGTGTTCGTGAAGCTTATCCGGATGTACCAGTATTGCTCGGCGGTATTGAAGCGTCGTTACGTCGTATTGCACATTATGATTACTGGTCAGACAAAGTCCGTCGTTCAGTCTTGATGGATTCAAAAGCCGATCTTTTAATGTACGGTAATGGCGAACGCTCAATCACTGAAATCATGCATCGTCTGGCACGTGGCGAGAAAATTCACGAGATTACTGATGTTCGCGGTACTGCGTTCATTGTGAATAAACACAACCGTGCCTCTAAAGCCAAATTTGTTGAAATTGCATCGAATGATGTCGATGCCATTGGCCGTGTTGATCCAATTATTAACCCGTATGTCATGACTGAAGATATCGATGGTTGTGAGATTGAACAAGGGAAGGATTCTAGCCAGTATCAAGGTTTCCAAAAAGAACATGTCGCCAATCCGATTGTGCGAGCAGGGGATGACCTAGATCCTGATACGCAAATTGTGCAACTGCAACCGGCTTCTAAAGCGATTAAACATAAGTTACCGCCGCGTGAATTGGCCGTAATCCGTTTGCCTGCTTTTGAAGAAGTTGCTGCAGATCCAGTGCTTTATGCACATGCCAACCGTATTCTGCATCTGGAAACCAATCCGGGAAATGCGCGTGCTATGGTACAAAAGCATGGTGAACGTGATGTCTGGTTGAATGCACCGCCAATTCCGTTGACTACCGAAGAAATGGATTACGTGTTTGACCTGCCTTATGCACGTCTGCCGCACCCTGCTTATGGCAATGCACGTTTCCCGGCATTCGACATGATCAAGTTCTCTGTGAATATCATGCGTGGCTGTTTCGGAGGCTGTACCTTCTGTTCGATTACAGAACACGAAGGTCGTATTATTCAGAACCGTTCTGAAGAATCGATTCTGCGTGAAGTGGAAAAAATCCGTGATACGGCTCCAGGCTTTACTGGCATTATCTCGGACCTGGGTGGCCCAACAGCCAATATGTACCGTCTGGCATGTAAAGATCCTGAGATTGAAAAGAACTGTCGTAAACCGTCATGTGTATTCCCGGGCGTGTGCCAAAACCTGCATACCGACCATGCGCCATTGACGCAGTTATATCGTAAAGCACGTTCTTTACCAGGCATTAAAAAAATTCTGATTGGTTCAGGCCTACGTTATGACCTTGCGGTTTTAAACCCTGAATATGTCAAAGAACTTGTCACCCATCATGTCGGTGGTTACTTAAAAATTGCGCCTGAACATACCGAGAAAGGTCCACTCAATAAAATGATGAAGCCGGGTATTGGTACCTATGACCGCTTCAAGCAAATGTTTGATCGTTACAGTAAAGAAGCCGGTAAGGAACAATACTTGATTCCTTACTTCATCGCGGCGCATCCGGGAACTACCGATTACGACATGATGAATTTGGCGATTTGGTTGAAGAAGAATGGTTTCCGTGCCGATCAGGTACAGACCTTCTATCCTTCACCAATGGCGACTGCAACTACCATGTACTACACTGGTAAAAACCCGCTGGCGAAAGTGGCGCGTTATACTGAAAATGTCGATATTGTGAAAGGTGAGAAACGTCGTCGTCTGCACAAAGCTTTCTTGCGTTATCATGATTCAAACAACTGGCCGTTATTGCGTGAAGCCCTGAAAGAAATGGGCCGTCAGGATTTGATTGGTAACTCGAAACAGCATTTGATTCCGACTTATCAGCCTGCAGGCAGTACAGACGGTCAGTATCAATCGGCGCGTAAGAAAAACTCGACGGTTGCAGGTGATTCGCAAAAACGTACCGGTGAGCAAGGGAATCGTAGCAAGGCTGCACAAGCTCAGTCACGTCCTTCAAATACCAAGAAACGTCCTGAACGTGGGCAAATTCTGACCCAGCACACCGGTTTGCCACCACGTGAAACAGGCGATGCCAAAAAACCGTTTGGTGGGCCAAAGCCTAAAGCGAAGCCCAAATCACGTGCATAA
- a CDS encoding MFS transporter, giving the protein MSSNSSSSHIEYGSSAFKAVLFSLFLAGFAIFSSLYCVQPMMPILADYFQVSPTQSSFPLSFSTIALAVGLIFTGLISDRFGRKPIMVWSLFSVSVLLLLSAILPIWSVFLTTRVMIGLTVSGVAAVAMTYIGEEIAEKDIGFAMGLYISGTAIGGMGGRLIAGVLVDFISWQSATLLIGILNLCIAGLFYYLLPASQHFKAYPIKLNRFKNSFRQNLADPKLRVLFLQGFILMGCFVSVFNYLSYRLIQAPFELSHVWIGVISITYLAGIYSSPRAAHWGRHYGKFRILAAMILMMLVGLSLMLINQLVVVFTGLLIFTFSFFAAHSTASSWVSIQSLQYRAVGSSLYLFCYYLGSSVLGSSSGLVWENYGWIGLTVFIAALLLTGLSFSLKLRSN; this is encoded by the coding sequence ATGTCCTCAAATTCATCTTCAAGCCATATTGAATATGGCTCTTCTGCTTTTAAAGCAGTGCTTTTTTCCTTATTCCTTGCTGGCTTTGCCATTTTTTCATCACTGTATTGCGTACAGCCGATGATGCCGATTCTGGCTGATTATTTCCAGGTCAGCCCGACTCAAAGCAGTTTCCCTTTATCTTTTTCTACCATTGCCTTGGCAGTTGGCCTGATTTTTACTGGACTAATATCAGACCGATTCGGTCGTAAGCCGATTATGGTCTGGTCTCTATTTTCAGTCTCAGTATTATTACTATTAAGTGCAATATTGCCGATCTGGTCCGTGTTTCTGACCACACGAGTAATGATTGGATTGACAGTCAGTGGTGTCGCAGCAGTCGCGATGACTTATATCGGGGAAGAAATTGCAGAAAAAGATATCGGTTTTGCCATGGGCTTATATATTTCTGGCACAGCGATAGGTGGTATGGGAGGGCGTTTAATTGCCGGAGTTTTAGTTGATTTTATCTCTTGGCAATCTGCTACTTTGTTGATTGGTATTTTAAATCTCTGTATTGCAGGCTTATTTTATTACCTCTTACCCGCTTCGCAACATTTTAAAGCCTATCCAATCAAGCTGAATCGTTTTAAAAACTCATTTAGACAGAATCTAGCTGATCCAAAACTTCGGGTTTTATTCCTGCAAGGTTTTATCTTGATGGGCTGCTTTGTCTCGGTATTTAATTATCTGAGTTATCGCTTGATCCAAGCGCCATTTGAGCTATCTCATGTCTGGATTGGTGTGATTTCGATTACTTATTTGGCCGGCATTTATAGTTCCCCTCGAGCAGCACATTGGGGGCGGCATTACGGAAAATTTAGAATATTGGCAGCCATGATCCTGATGATGCTTGTGGGCTTGTCGCTGATGCTGATCAATCAATTGGTTGTTGTTTTTACCGGATTGCTGATTTTTACTTTTTCTTTCTTCGCTGCCCATTCTACCGCCAGTAGCTGGGTGTCGATCCAGTCGTTACAGTATCGGGCAGTCGGTTCGTCGCTGTATTTATTTTGCTATTACTTGGGTTCAAGTGTGTTGGGGAGCTCAAGCGGATTGGTGTGGGAAAATTATGGCTGGATAGGATTAACTGTGTTTATTGCCGCGTTATTACTGACGGGTTTGTCATTCAGTTTAAAACTCCGTTCAAATTAG